A region of the Cyanobium usitatum str. Tous genome:
TGGTGTTCAACCTGCGTACCAGTTACCACATGGAAATCGACCGGATGGTCGACTACCTAGTGCGCAGCGGCCGCCATCGGGTTGCGGTTGTCTATCAAAACGATGCCTTTGGCCAAGACGGCCTCAAGGGCTCTCTAAAGGCCTTAAGACGCCATGGCCTCAAACCAGTGGCCACTGCCAGCGTTGAGCGCAACTCAAACCAAACCGTTGGGGCTGCGAGCATGGTGCAAAACGCCAATGCCAACGCGGTTTTGGTGGTAGCGGCCTACCCGAGCTCGGCCTCCTTAAGCCGCGAGATGCGGCGGCGCGGCAGCACAGCCCAGCTGATGAACGTGTCGTTTGTAGGCACCAGCGGCCTGAGGTCCTCCCTGCAAAGCCATGAGGCCAGTGGCATTGGCGTGGCCCAGGTAGTGCCTTTCCCGTGGAACGAAAGGGTGCCAGTGGTGAAGGAATACCAGGAATTGATGCGCCGCCAGCAGACCAAACCGCACTTCGGCTTTATCAGCCTGGAGGGCTTCCTTGCCGCAAAAATGACAGTGGAAGGCCTGCGTCGGGCCGGGCCGGCACCCAGCCGCCAACGCTTTGTGACCGCCCTTGAGACCATGCGCAACGTAGACCTTGGCGGCTACCGGGTGCAACTGGGCCCCCAGGACCACAACGGCAGCAGCTTCGTCGAACTCACCTTCCTGGGTTCCCAGCGCTGGGAACCCTGAGGGCCTAGGGTCTCGGCCACCCAGACCAGTCCCAGCCGATGGCCAGCCTGCCCCTCGACGCCATGGACAGCAGCGCCCTGCCGGACGGCTGGATGTATGCCGACCTCGATGCCAGCGACATCCTGCTGGAGTATGCCCAGATCATCCAGCCCCCCTACCTAGTGGCGGGTGTGGGCCTGGCCATCGGCGTGCTCTGCGGGCTCACCTTCGCCAAATTGGTAGAAAACAAGCTGGAGGGCTGGAAACAAGATCGGCTGCCCCTGCTACCGCTTGGCAGTTTTGCAGTAACTCTGCCCTACTTCGGCGTGGTGATCGGCATCACCCTGTTTATTGGCGGCAGCCTGCAGGTATTCGGTTTCTCAGCGGGGGTTGCCCTGCTGGTTTCATTTGTGTTGTCGATTGCCACCGCCGGCGCCCTTTGGGTGCAGCTGGAACGGCTGATGGCTCAGGTAGAAGCTGGCACCTTCAGCGCAGTCGACTTTGACAACTTTGATCAGTTTTTCTAAGTTTAGTTTTTCTAAGTTTATTACCGACAATTATCGCTGGGCCAGCTCAGGCCACTAAATAACCCTCAAGCATGCGTGACTGGGCTCTTACACCTTCGAGGGCTTTGCGCTCCAGGTTGCGAGTTTTGTCGCGGCTCATGCCCAATTGCTTGGCAATGGCGCTGAGGCTCATCGGCTCCAAGCTCTTATATGGCTCCCCAACCTCAATGCCGTAGCGCATCTTCAGCACCCGCCCCTGCAGCTCCGGCAGTTGCTCCAGCAGCGCTCGCAGGTCGCCCTTCAGGCACTCGCCATCCACCCGGTCTTCAGGCAGCTCCGCGTCTCCTGCCAGCAGGTCCAGCAGTTCGGTGTCATCGCCGTCGCCCACCTTCGTCTCCAGGCTCACCGGTTGGCGCGCACGGCACAGCAGATCCTTCACCTCTTCTTCCGGCAGTTCCACCGCTTCTGCCAGCTCCGTCACCGTCGGCGTGCGCCCCAGCAGCTGGCTCAGTTCACGCTGGCCCTTCTTGAGCTTGTTCAGCGTTTCGGTGATGTGGATTGGCAGACGGATCGTCCGGCTCTTCTCAGCGATTGCCCGCGTAATCCCCTGGCGAATCCACCAATAGGCATAGGTTGAAAATTTGTAGCCACGGGTTGGGTCGAACTTCTCCACGCCGCGCACCAAGCCAATCGTGCCCTCCTGGATCAGGTCCAGCAGCTCCATATTCCGCCGCGTGTACTTCTTAGCCACGCTCACCACCAGCCGCAGATTCGCAGCCACCATCCGCTCCTTGGCCCGACGGCCCGCCTGCAAGCGCTTCTTAAGCAGGGGCGCACTAAGCCCAGCAGCCTGGGCCAATTCCGCCTGGCTTGGCTTGTTGCCCAGCTGCACCTCCAACTCCTGCTCTAGCTCCTCCAAGCCCACCAGCTCCTGCACCTGGCGGCCCAGCGTGATCTCCTGCTCATGGGACAGCAGCGGCACTCGGCCGATGTCCCGCAGGTAGCTGCGCACTAGGTCGCCGCCTGATTGGGCCGAGGCAGCCCCGGCACTGGGGCTAGAGCCAAGAACGGACAGGGCGGGCATGGCGTGCCGGTTTACGAAACTCTTTGGTTTCGTAAACCTACCATTCTTTTCAAGGGCGAACATGGATGACATGGCCTCTGAACGGCTGCAAAAACTGATGGCCAACGTCGGGCTCTGCTCCCGGCGCCAGGCTGAACAACTGCTGGCTCAAGGCCTGGTGCAGGTGAATGGTGCCGTGGCCCAGCTGGGCGATCGGGCCGACCCCGAGCGCGATCGCATCAGCGTGCGGGGAGAGCCCCTGGCGGCCAGGCCCCAGCCCCTGCTGCTGTTGCTCAACAAACCGGTGGGGGTGGTTTGCAGCTGCCACGATCCCGAGGGGAGGACCACCGTGCTGGACCTGCTGCCAGCCGAACTGCGCCACGGCAGCGGGCTCCACCCGGTGGGGCGGCTTGATGCCAACAGCCGCGGCGCCCTGCTGCTCAGCAACCAGGGGGAGGTAACCCTGCGGCTCACCCACCCCCGCTACGGCCACCGCAAGACTTACCGGGTGTGGGTGAAGGGCGAACCGACGGACTCGGTGCTGCAGCGCTGGGCCGCCGGAGTGCCCCTTGATGGCCAGGCCAGCCAACCGGTGGGGCTGGTGCTGCTTCAAAGGCGCCCCCAGGCAACCGAAATCGAACTGCGGATGGGGGAGGGACGCAACCGTCAGATCAGGCGCACCGCCGAGGCCCTTGGCCACCCCGTGCTCGACCTGCAGCGGCTAGCAATCGGCCCCCTGCAGCTGGGCGAATTACCCGAAGGTCGCTGGCGGCGCCTTGATCGCCAAGAATGGCAGCTGCTTAATCCCGCGCCCCCACCCTGAGCCCCTCCACCCCGCTGCCACCAAAGCGCCCGCAAGGCCGCCCCGGCCGCTGGTGGCGCACTGGCTTCTGGTGGCGCCCTGGTTCAGCGGCCCCAAGTGGCCCTGCCGAGGCTCCGGCTGATCCGTTGCTGGCAGCAGGCCAGCGGCTGCGGCTGCGACGCGAAGAACGGGGCCTGAGCCTGCGAGACCTCGCCCTGCAAACACGCATCAGCGCGGCAGTGCTGGAGGCCATCGAGCGAGGCTGGCGCGACCGCCTGCCAGAAGCCACCTACCTGCGCACCATGGTGCCGCTGATCGAGCGGCACCTAGAGCTGCCGCCGGGCAGCCTGGAAACGGTGCTGCCAAGCAGCGAGAAAAACCGTTTTCAGGGCCAAAGGCGAGAGCCCCTGCTGCTGCGTTTTACGCCGGGCTCAATCGATGTATTCACCACCTGGCAGGGCACGCTGCTCTACGGCCTGCTGACCCTGGGCTTGATCTACGCGGTGAACCTGCAGCAGCAGCAACTGGCAGCCCGGGGGCTGCTGGCGCTGCGGCCAATTGCGCCGCTGCCTGCCGGAGACCAGGCCAAAGCGCCACGGCCTGAGCAAGCCCTGCTGCAGCTTTATCCCGAGCTGCGCCCCCTGGAGCTGGCCGCCAAGGGCCAGGGGGTAGGGCAACTGCGGCGGGCAAAGCCAAGCCAAACACCAGCTGCCGGAGTGCTGGAGCTGCAACTAAGCCAGCCCAGCCAGCTGACGCTGGAGAGCGCCAGCGGAGTTCGCACAAACCTGCGCAGCAGCAGCGGCAGCCTCAGCCTGCCCCTAAATGGCAGCTTCCGCCTCAGCCTCAACCCTGCACCCAGCGCCGGCGATCTAGTGAACTGGAACGGCTCACCCCTGCAGCCGGTGAAGGGCCAGCCGGGTCAGTTCAGTTCACCAGCAGAAGCAGCCCGGCCGTAGCGCCCCGCCATGGCGCCGTAGCCCTGCAGGGCCCCATCCAGGCTGGCCACCGGCTGCTGCAGGCGCCAAGTCCAGTTGCCCGAGCTGGTGCCTGGGGTATTGAAGCGGGCCCGGTCGTCGAGCTCGAGCAGATCCTGCAGGGGCACCACCGCTAGGTCGGCAGAACTGGCCAGGGCCAGCTCCAGCAGCTGCCAGGCCGGCGCCGTGATCGGCGCACCCACCGCCTCGGCCACCCGCTGGCGGGCGTCGTCACCAAGGCTCTGCCACCAGCCAACGCTGGTGGCGTTGTCGTGGGTGCCGGTGTACACCACCCAGCGGCGGCCGCGGATGTTGGCGGGTAGGTAGGGATTGGTGGAGTCGCCATCAAAGGCGAACTGCAGGATCTTCATGCCTGGCAGGTCAAAACCATCCCGCAGGGCCTCCACCGCCGGGGTGATCACACCAAGATCCTCAGCAATTAGGGGCAGGTGCCTGCCGCGGCGCAGCCAGAGCAAGGCCAGTAGCGGCCAGCCTGGAAACCAGCGCCAGCTTCCGTTTTCGGCGGTGAGTGCATCACCCGGCACGCTCCAGAAAGACTGCAGAGCGCGGAAGTGATCGAGCCGCAGCTGGTCAAACAGTTCGAATTGGCGCTGCAGGCGAGCCAGCCACCAGCTGAAGCCGCTGAGCAGGTGTCTGGGCCAGCGATAAACAGGGGTGCCCCAGAGCTGGCCGGTGGCCGAGAAGTAGTCGGGCGGCACGCCGCTCTGGGCCGTGAGCGAGCCATCGGGGCGCAGGGAGAACAAGGAGCGGTGGGCCCAAACGTCGGCGCTGTCGTGGGCCACATAAAACGGCAGATCGCCCAGCAGCTGCACGCCGGCCTGGCTGGCCTGGCGGCGCAGCTGCTGCCACTGGCGCTGCAGCTGCCACTGAAGCAGCTGCTCCTGCAGCAGCCAGTCGGCATGATCGGTGGCAATTCGCGCCAGGGCGCGGCGCTGACGCTGGGCCAGGGGCGCCGGCCACTGCCACCAGGGCTGGCCGCCCTGGAGCCGGCGGATCACCATGAAGAGGGCATGGTCTGGCAACCAGCGCCGTTGGCTGCGCCGCCAGCGGGCAAAAGCCCGTTGCTGCTCTGCGGGCTGGGCGCCCCAGCGGCGGGCCAGGGCCTCCCCCAAAGCCTTACTGCGGGCCGCAACCAGCGACAAATCCATCGGCCCTTCAGCCGCAGTCGCACCGGGCAGGGCCTCGAGGTCCTCTGGCTGCAGAAAGCCCTCCTGCCTCAGCCGCTCGCCATCGAGCAGCCAGGGGTTGAGGGCCGAGCCGCTAGGGGAGCTGTAGGGCGAGCCGGTGCCGTCGGTGGGGGCGAGGGGCAGCAATTGCCAAATGCCAATGCGATGGCGACCGAGGAGGTCAAGCCAATCATGGGCAGCTTGTCCAAAGCTGCCGCAGCCACCCTTACCGGGCAAGGCGGTGGGGTGCAGCAGCACCCCGGCATGGCGGTGGGCCTGATTCACGAGGCCGGCAGCCGATATCTACTAATAATGGCCTTAGCAAACGCCGGAATGTGGGCTTCGAGCTTTTCCGGATGGTTACGCCGCAACCAAAGGGCGTTGCGGGTGAAGTGGGAGTCGATCGAAAAGCGGCCATATTCCAGGCCCTTCGGCCCGAGCCGCTGCACCACTAAGCCGATCAGGTTGGCCAGCCACATGGGCAGCTTCAGGGCCTTGTCGTAGGCCTCGATGCCCTGCTGCACCGCCGCAAAACGCTCACCACTGGAGGTGACAGGGGCCACGTCAAGCTCCTCCTCCACCAAATCCAGCAGCAACTGGCCCCTGGGGTTGCGCACCGTGAGCCATTGGCGGCCGAAGGTCGCGCCCATGTAGCCCACCACCAGGTCGGCGCCGGCGTTGGTGTAGTCGAAACAGCTCAAACAACTCGGAGCAAATACATCCTTGAGCTTGGGTGTGTCCAGCCCAAAGAAGGGCACCGTTTCCTCGCGGCCGTCGCTGTGGCGGAAGTGGATGCGGAAGTCCTGCATGAACTCGTAGTGCACCACCGTCTCTGGCGAGCTGACGGTGCTATCGAGGAAGGTCTGCAGGCCGGCTCGGCTGACGTTGTCTACGCAAGGCAAGCCCAGCACGTAGAGCTCGTCGAGGGGCAGGGTGGGCTGCACCGCCCGCAGGGCCTGGATCTGGCAGCCAACGCCGATCGCCAGCAGCTTGCGGATGCCGCTGCCGGGCAGCTGCTCCAGCACCTCCAGATTTGGGGACAGGGTGGGCTTATTCACCCGGGCGCTGAGCACCTCCTCCGGGGTGCGGGCGAGGCGGGGCACGGGCGTAAAGCGATCCTCCTCGCTTTGGCCAACGCACAGCACCGCGTCGACCAGGCCAGTTTCCAGGGCCCGCACACCGATGCGGCTGACGATCCCGGTCCACTGGGCCCCCTCGATCGGTTGCTGCAGCCGGGCGGTGAGCATGCGCTGCTGCACGCCGAAATAAAGCTCCTCCTCGTTGTCGAGGTCGCGGCTACGGCCATGGGCCGCAGCCTCCATCGCCTCAAAGCGCTGCTCCAGAAAGGCGCAGCTGTTTTTGACGTAAGCAACCCAGCGGCTGTCACACAGACCGCACTGGC
Encoded here:
- a CDS encoding ABC transporter substrate-binding protein, yielding MALALTLTLPALASTELVLGQSAPLSGPSGMLGSEYREGALAYFAEVNRQGGVHGRRLKLLSLDDRYDPPLTLRNTKQLIERDKVFALFGYVGTPTVKVVLPLVEKQKIPLIAPLTGAQLLRQPHRPMVFNLRTSYHMEIDRMVDYLVRSGRHRVAVVYQNDAFGQDGLKGSLKALRRHGLKPVATASVERNSNQTVGAASMVQNANANAVLVVAAYPSSASLSREMRRRGSTAQLMNVSFVGTSGLRSSLQSHEASGIGVAQVVPFPWNERVPVVKEYQELMRRQQTKPHFGFISLEGFLAAKMTVEGLRRAGPAPSRQRFVTALETMRNVDLGGYRVQLGPQDHNGSSFVELTFLGSQRWEP
- a CDS encoding helix-turn-helix domain-containing protein, with the translated sequence MLAAGQRLRLRREERGLSLRDLALQTRISAAVLEAIERGWRDRLPEATYLRTMVPLIERHLELPPGSLETVLPSSEKNRFQGQRREPLLLRFTPGSIDVFTTWQGTLLYGLLTLGLIYAVNLQQQQLAARGLLALRPIAPLPAGDQAKAPRPEQALLQLYPELRPLELAAKGQGVGQLRRAKPSQTPAAGVLELQLSQPSQLTLESASGVRTNLRSSSGSLSLPLNGSFRLSLNPAPSAGDLVNWNGSPLQPVKGQPGQFSSPAEAARP
- a CDS encoding Coenzyme F420 hydrogenase/dehydrogenase, beta subunit C-terminal domain, which produces MAASAPHERARPLAKGSVYPAKDLCSQCGLCDSRWVAYVKNSCAFLEQRFEAMEAAAHGRSRDLDNEEELYFGVQQRMLTARLQQPIEGAQWTGIVSRIGVRALETGLVDAVLCVGQSEEDRFTPVPRLARTPEEVLSARVNKPTLSPNLEVLEQLPGSGIRKLLAIGVGCQIQALRAVQPTLPLDELYVLGLPCVDNVSRAGLQTFLDSTVSSPETVVHYEFMQDFRIHFRHSDGREETVPFFGLDTPKLKDVFAPSCLSCFDYTNAGADLVVGYMGATFGRQWLTVRNPRGQLLLDLVEEELDVAPVTSSGERFAAVQQGIEAYDKALKLPMWLANLIGLVVQRLGPKGLEYGRFSIDSHFTRNALWLRRNHPEKLEAHIPAFAKAIISRYRLPAS
- a CDS encoding pseudouridine synthase; its protein translation is MASERLQKLMANVGLCSRRQAEQLLAQGLVQVNGAVAQLGDRADPERDRISVRGEPLAARPQPLLLLLNKPVGVVCSCHDPEGRTTVLDLLPAELRHGSGLHPVGRLDANSRGALLLSNQGEVTLRLTHPRYGHRKTYRVWVKGEPTDSVLQRWAAGVPLDGQASQPVGLVLLQRRPQATEIELRMGEGRNRQIRRTAEALGHPVLDLQRLAIGPLQLGELPEGRWRRLDRQEWQLLNPAPPP
- a CDS encoding RpoD/SigA family RNA polymerase sigma factor, with product MPALSVLGSSPSAGAASAQSGGDLVRSYLRDIGRVPLLSHEQEITLGRQVQELVGLEELEQELEVQLGNKPSQAELAQAAGLSAPLLKKRLQAGRRAKERMVAANLRLVVSVAKKYTRRNMELLDLIQEGTIGLVRGVEKFDPTRGYKFSTYAYWWIRQGITRAIAEKSRTIRLPIHITETLNKLKKGQRELSQLLGRTPTVTELAEAVELPEEEVKDLLCRARQPVSLETKVGDGDDTELLDLLAGDAELPEDRVDGECLKGDLRALLEQLPELQGRVLKMRYGIEVGEPYKSLEPMSLSAIAKQLGMSRDKTRNLERKALEGVRAQSRMLEGYLVA
- the malQ gene encoding 4-alpha-glucanotransferase — encoded protein: MNQAHRHAGVLLHPTALPGKGGCGSFGQAAHDWLDLLGRHRIGIWQLLPLAPTDGTGSPYSSPSGSALNPWLLDGERLRQEGFLQPEDLEALPGATAAEGPMDLSLVAARSKALGEALARRWGAQPAEQQRAFARWRRSQRRWLPDHALFMVIRRLQGGQPWWQWPAPLAQRQRRALARIATDHADWLLQEQLLQWQLQRQWQQLRRQASQAGVQLLGDLPFYVAHDSADVWAHRSLFSLRPDGSLTAQSGVPPDYFSATGQLWGTPVYRWPRHLLSGFSWWLARLQRQFELFDQLRLDHFRALQSFWSVPGDALTAENGSWRWFPGWPLLALLWLRRGRHLPLIAEDLGVITPAVEALRDGFDLPGMKILQFAFDGDSTNPYLPANIRGRRWVVYTGTHDNATSVGWWQSLGDDARQRVAEAVGAPITAPAWQLLELALASSADLAVVPLQDLLELDDRARFNTPGTSSGNWTWRLQQPVASLDGALQGYGAMAGRYGRAASAGELN